A single genomic interval of Celeribacter indicus harbors:
- a CDS encoding (2Fe-2S)-binding protein, giving the protein MAVMSRGQALFLWQSDAKTTMFRRLEPILDPIEVMVDGVPCEAEAGESVAAILLRSSSLPTRRSPVGHQPRAPYCMMGACFDCLVTIDGRSSQQSCLVRARHGMRIDRQNGMRSVV; this is encoded by the coding sequence ATGGCGGTGATGAGCAGAGGTCAGGCTCTTTTCCTGTGGCAGAGTGACGCTAAGACGACAATGTTCCGAAGACTCGAACCCATTCTTGATCCGATCGAAGTCATGGTCGACGGCGTCCCCTGCGAGGCGGAAGCTGGCGAAAGCGTTGCGGCGATCCTGCTGCGCTCGTCGTCGCTCCCGACGCGGAGGAGCCCTGTCGGACACCAGCCTCGGGCACCTTATTGCATGATGGGGGCCTGTTTCGACTGCCTGGTCACGATCGACGGACGCAGTTCGCAGCAAAGTTGCCTTGTCCGGGCGCGGCATGGAATGCGGATTGATCGACAGAACGGCATGCGGAGCGTGGTCTGA
- the ftsH gene encoding ATP-dependent zinc metalloprotease FtsH, protein MEKKTEFNIWYWVLAFIAVIFLQDVIAGAREVAPISYSQFETYLDEGRIASVMVGSDTITGSFESPVDGRSQFVTTIVDPAILARLDAADVEISGVRQNTWLGTILSWLLPAFVFFALWMLLFRKLADKQGFGGFMQVGKSRAKVYMEKETGVTFEDVAGVDEAKRELEEIVDFLRNPEEYGRLGARIPRGVLLVGPPGTGKTLLARAVAGQAGVTFLSISGSEFVEMFVGVGAARVRDLFEQARKNAPAIIFIDELDALGRARNSGPYGGGNDEREQTLNQLLSELDGFDPSAGIVLLAATNRPEILDPALLRAGRFDRQVLVDKPDKTGRIAILNVHMKKVTLAPDVDAEKVAALTPGFSGADLANLVNEAALLATRRRAAAVSMADFNDAVERIIAGLEKKNRVLNPREREIVAHHEMGHALVAMALPGVDPVHKVSIIPRGIGALGYTIQRPTEDRFLMTREELDNKIAVLLGGRAAEKIVFGHLSTGAADDLVKATDIARAMVARYGMDAELGHVSYDADRPGYLGTGDQSSWLNRRYSEATAERMDAAVKEILDEIFARAVALLDANRALLEDTARDLLERETLDEADLRAVADKVRTRQIAVA, encoded by the coding sequence ATGGAGAAGAAGACGGAATTCAACATTTGGTATTGGGTGCTGGCGTTCATCGCGGTCATCTTCCTTCAGGACGTCATCGCCGGCGCGCGTGAAGTGGCGCCGATCAGCTACAGCCAGTTCGAAACCTATCTCGACGAGGGGCGCATCGCCTCGGTCATGGTCGGCAGCGACACGATCACCGGCAGTTTCGAGAGCCCGGTCGACGGTCGCAGCCAGTTCGTGACCACGATCGTGGACCCGGCGATCCTCGCGCGGCTCGACGCGGCGGATGTGGAGATTTCGGGCGTCCGGCAGAACACCTGGCTGGGCACGATCCTGTCCTGGCTCCTCCCGGCCTTCGTCTTCTTCGCCCTCTGGATGCTGCTGTTCCGCAAGCTCGCGGACAAGCAGGGGTTCGGCGGCTTCATGCAGGTCGGCAAGAGCCGCGCCAAGGTCTATATGGAGAAGGAGACGGGCGTCACATTCGAGGATGTCGCGGGCGTGGACGAGGCCAAGCGGGAGCTTGAGGAGATCGTCGATTTCCTGCGCAACCCGGAGGAATACGGCAGGCTCGGCGCCCGCATTCCCAGGGGCGTGCTGCTGGTCGGCCCGCCGGGCACCGGCAAGACGCTGCTCGCCCGTGCGGTGGCGGGGCAGGCGGGGGTGACCTTCCTGTCGATCTCCGGCTCGGAATTCGTCGAGATGTTCGTGGGGGTCGGCGCGGCGCGGGTGCGCGACCTGTTCGAACAGGCGCGCAAGAACGCGCCCGCGATCATCTTCATCGACGAGCTCGACGCCCTGGGCCGCGCCCGCAATTCCGGTCCCTATGGCGGCGGCAACGACGAGCGCGAGCAGACGCTGAACCAGCTCCTCTCCGAACTCGACGGCTTCGATCCGAGTGCGGGCATCGTGCTCCTGGCGGCGACCAACCGGCCCGAGATCCTGGATCCCGCGCTCCTGCGCGCGGGGCGGTTCGACCGGCAGGTGCTGGTGGACAAGCCCGACAAGACGGGGCGCATCGCGATCCTGAACGTGCATATGAAGAAGGTGACCCTTGCCCCCGATGTCGACGCCGAAAAGGTGGCGGCGCTGACGCCGGGCTTTTCCGGCGCCGATCTCGCCAATCTCGTCAACGAGGCGGCCCTGCTCGCCACGCGGCGCCGGGCCGCAGCGGTCAGCATGGCCGATTTCAACGACGCGGTGGAGCGGATCATCGCAGGGCTCGAGAAGAAGAACCGCGTCCTCAACCCGCGCGAGCGCGAGATCGTGGCACATCACGAGATGGGGCATGCGCTGGTGGCGATGGCGCTGCCGGGGGTGGACCCGGTGCACAAGGTCTCGATCATCCCGCGCGGCATCGGCGCGCTCGGCTACACGATCCAGCGACCGACGGAGGATCGTTTCCTGATGACACGGGAGGAGCTGGACAACAAGATCGCCGTGCTGCTGGGCGGGCGCGCGGCGGAAAAGATCGTGTTCGGCCATCTTTCCACCGGGGCGGCGGACGACCTGGTCAAGGCCACCGACATCGCCCGCGCCATGGTCGCGCGATACGGGATGGACGCGGAGCTCGGCCATGTCAGCTATGACGCCGACCGGCCCGGCTATCTCGGCACCGGCGATCAGTCCTCCTGGCTCAATCGCCGCTACAGCGAGGCCACGGCGGAGCGGATGGATGCGGCGGTGAAGGAGATCCTCGACGAGATCTTCGCGCGCGCCGTGGCGCTGCTCGATGCCAACCGGGCGTTGCTCGAGGACACGGCCCGCGATCTTCTGGAACGCGAGACGCTGGACGAGGCGGATCTGCGGGCCGTCGCCGACAAGGTCCGCACCCGGCAGATCGCGGTCGCCTGA
- a CDS encoding GntR family transcriptional regulator gives MTHAAEETRSKRIARILADRIVSGEIPPGARLRQDHIAAEFGASHVPVREAFRELQTQGLAESEPRRGFRVTEFDVAELREVAEMRASLESLALRHAAPHITRTIIEEAEEVTRHGDSASTVRDWEASNRRFHRMILAPCRMPRLLRSIDDLQSASARFLFAAWRRDWEARTDHDHRAILEALRRGQTDLACATLARHVGWIGKRKTSVKNSDLRETYEIPG, from the coding sequence ATGACACACGCTGCCGAAGAAACCCGATCCAAGCGCATCGCGCGCATCCTGGCCGACCGCATCGTCTCGGGTGAGATCCCGCCGGGCGCACGGCTGCGGCAGGATCACATCGCCGCGGAATTCGGGGCGAGCCACGTCCCCGTGCGCGAGGCCTTTCGCGAGTTGCAGACGCAGGGACTGGCCGAGAGCGAACCGCGGCGCGGCTTCCGCGTGACCGAGTTCGACGTGGCCGAACTGCGCGAGGTGGCGGAGATGCGGGCGAGCCTCGAATCCCTCGCGCTGCGCCATGCCGCCCCGCACATCACCCGCACGATTATCGAGGAAGCGGAGGAGGTTACGCGCCATGGCGACAGTGCCAGCACGGTGCGCGACTGGGAAGCCTCGAACCGTCGGTTCCATCGGATGATCCTCGCCCCCTGCCGGATGCCGCGCCTCTTGCGCAGCATTGATGACCTCCAGTCCGCCAGTGCGCGGTTCCTCTTCGCCGCCTGGCGCCGCGACTGGGAGGCGCGCACGGACCACGACCACCGCGCCATCCTCGAGGCGCTGCGCAGGGGGCAGACCGACCTCGCCTGCGCCACGCTGGCGCGACATGTCGGCTGGATCGGCAAGCGCAAGACTTCGGTGAAAAATTCCGATTTGAGAGAGACTTACGAAATTCCCGGATAA
- a CDS encoding biotin transporter BioY, which produces MSSLTLSPTRSAALWRGLGLALCGAALITLGAKVQVPFWPVPMTLHTLAVFVLAATLGPRLGTAAVATYLAAGAVGLPVFSGTPERGIGLAYMVGPTGGYLLGYLLSAPVTGRLARGRDWAGQALAMLAGLAVVYALGLLWLTRFVPPSGLIAAGFTPFLLGDLIKLAIASGLAAGLHRLGERAQ; this is translated from the coding sequence ATGTCATCTCTCACCCTCTCACCGACCCGTTCCGCCGCGCTCTGGCGCGGGCTCGGTCTTGCCCTTTGCGGCGCCGCGCTCATCACGCTGGGCGCCAAGGTGCAGGTCCCGTTCTGGCCGGTGCCGATGACCCTGCACACGCTCGCCGTGTTCGTCCTCGCCGCCACCCTCGGTCCGCGGCTCGGCACCGCCGCCGTGGCCACCTATCTCGCGGCGGGGGCGGTGGGGCTGCCGGTGTTCTCCGGCACGCCCGAGCGCGGCATCGGGCTCGCCTATATGGTCGGGCCGACCGGCGGTTACCTGCTGGGCTACCTGCTGTCCGCCCCGGTGACCGGCCGGCTCGCGCGTGGGCGCGACTGGGCGGGACAGGCGCTGGCGATGCTCGCGGGGCTCGCGGTGGTCTATGCGCTCGGGCTGCTCTGGCTCACGCGCTTCGTGCCGCCCTCCGGGCTGATCGCGGCGGGCTTCACGCCTTTCCTCCTCGGCGATCTGATCAAGCTCGCGATCGCCTCGGGACTGGCCGCGGGCCTGCACCGGCTGGGGGAGCGCGCGCAATGA
- the bioB gene encoding biotin synthase BioB, with protein sequence MIRPEIRPEIRTDWTMEEARALHALPFPDLLHRAQTTHRAHFDPTTIETASLLSIKTGGCPEDCGYCAQSAHHDTGVKATKLMGTEEVLAAARRARAAGARRFCMGAAWRSPKDRDMDRLCDMVRGVADLGLETCMTLGMLSPDQVARLKAAGLDFYNHNIDTSPEYYAQIASTRTMEDRLDTVAQVRRGGIKVCCGGILGMGEAEEDRIALLVTLATLPAHPDSVPVNLWNEVEGVPVQDRAQALDPFALVRIVALARILMPASVVRLSAGRTGMSDEVQALCFLAGANSIFVGDTLLTTGNPAAWKDQDLLGRLGMHVAPARSRPQVAAE encoded by the coding sequence ATGATCCGCCCAGAGATCCGCCCGGAGATCCGCACCGACTGGACCATGGAGGAGGCACGGGCGCTCCACGCCCTGCCCTTTCCCGACCTGCTGCACCGCGCGCAGACCACGCATCGCGCACATTTCGACCCGACCACGATCGAGACTGCGAGCCTGCTCAGCATCAAGACCGGCGGCTGCCCCGAGGATTGCGGCTATTGCGCGCAATCCGCCCATCACGACACCGGCGTGAAGGCGACGAAGCTGATGGGCACGGAGGAGGTTCTGGCCGCCGCCCGCCGCGCCAGGGCCGCGGGCGCGCGGCGCTTCTGCATGGGGGCCGCCTGGCGCAGCCCCAAGGACCGCGACATGGACAGGCTCTGCGACATGGTGCGCGGCGTGGCCGATCTGGGGCTCGAGACCTGCATGACGCTGGGGATGCTTTCCCCCGATCAGGTCGCGCGGCTGAAGGCGGCGGGGCTCGATTTCTACAACCACAATATCGACACCTCGCCGGAGTATTACGCGCAGATCGCCAGCACCCGGACGATGGAGGATCGGCTCGACACCGTCGCGCAGGTGCGCAGGGGCGGCATCAAGGTCTGCTGCGGCGGGATCCTCGGCATGGGCGAGGCGGAGGAGGACCGGATCGCCCTGCTGGTGACGCTGGCCACCCTGCCTGCGCACCCAGACAGTGTGCCGGTGAACCTGTGGAACGAGGTCGAAGGCGTGCCGGTGCAGGACCGCGCGCAGGCGCTCGATCCCTTCGCGCTGGTGCGCATCGTGGCGCTGGCGCGGATCCTGATGCCGGCCTCGGTGGTGCGCCTGTCGGCCGGGCGCACGGGGATGAGCGACGAGGTGCAGGCGCTGTGCTTTCTTGCCGGGGCGAACTCGATCTTCGTGGGCGACACGCTCCTGACCACCGGCAACCCGGCGGCCTGGAAGGATCAGGATCTTCTGGGGCGGCTGGGGATGCATGTCGCGCCCGCGCGGTCCCGCCCGCAGGTCGCGGCGGAATAA
- a CDS encoding MOSC domain-containing protein — translation MTDTPSPPIILLTGRAAPLPGSGAQSGIAKSPVDRPLALGPEGVEGDEQADRRVHGGVEKAVHHYPFDHYATWRDELGDLPPLDAPGGFGENISAAGLTEATVAVGDVFRLGGALLQVSQGRQPCWKLNRRFDLPDMARRVQESGRTGWYYRVLQPGTVAPGDRLERIDRLAPDWTLRRLWHALYVDRLNLAELEGIAALDVLAEGWRKYAVRRLESRRVEDWSKRLDGTS, via the coding sequence ATGACCGACACGCCCAGCCCCCCGATCATCCTCCTGACCGGCCGCGCCGCGCCCCTGCCCGGCAGCGGCGCGCAAAGCGGCATTGCCAAGAGCCCCGTGGACCGGCCGCTGGCGCTGGGCCCCGAGGGGGTGGAGGGCGACGAGCAGGCCGACCGGCGGGTGCATGGCGGCGTCGAGAAGGCGGTGCATCACTATCCCTTCGATCACTATGCGACGTGGCGGGACGAGCTCGGCGACCTGCCGCCGCTCGACGCACCGGGCGGGTTCGGGGAGAACATCTCCGCCGCCGGCCTCACCGAGGCCACGGTCGCGGTGGGCGATGTCTTCCGGCTGGGCGGCGCGCTGCTCCAGGTCTCGCAGGGGCGGCAGCCCTGCTGGAAGCTCAACCGGCGGTTCGACCTGCCCGACATGGCACGCCGGGTGCAGGAAAGCGGGCGCACCGGCTGGTATTACCGCGTGTTGCAGCCCGGCACCGTGGCCCCCGGCGACCGTCTGGAGCGGATCGACCGCCTCGCCCCCGACTGGACCTTGCGCCGATTGTGGCACGCGCTTTATGTGGACCGGCTGAACCTCGCCGAACTCGAGGGCATCGCGGCACTCGATGTGCTCGCGGAGGGATGGCGCAAATACGCGGTCCGGCGGCTGGAGAGCCGCCGGGTCGAGGACTGGAGCAAGAGACTGGACGGCACATCATGA
- the pdxY gene encoding pyridoxal kinase has translation MTRPPFVISIQSQVVFGHVGNSAALFPMQAAGLEVAAIPTVVFSNTPDYPTLRGRALPPEFFSDLLQGARERGLPERADYILTGYIGSLDVAGMVADFVAEAKAVNPALTYLCDPVMGDTGPGLYVPEAIADVMRDRLLPMADLATPNPFELAWLTGQEIATLADLEAAKALLHIAPGSRLIATGCALADTPPGHIESVLLGPEGITRHPTEHLPIALPGTGDLFAGLIVAGLGRGLSLPRAVETAQTLTSHALRHARALGAGEVVLSAPEFRRALLTLDRC, from the coding sequence ATGACCCGCCCCCCTTTCGTGATCTCGATCCAGAGCCAGGTCGTCTTCGGCCACGTCGGCAATTCGGCGGCGCTCTTCCCGATGCAGGCGGCGGGGCTCGAGGTGGCGGCGATTCCCACCGTGGTCTTCTCCAACACCCCCGATTACCCCACCCTGCGCGGCCGCGCCCTGCCGCCGGAATTCTTCTCCGACCTGTTGCAGGGGGCACGGGAACGCGGGCTGCCGGAGCGGGCGGATTACATCCTGACGGGCTATATCGGCTCTCTCGACGTCGCCGGGATGGTGGCGGATTTCGTGGCCGAGGCGAAGGCGGTCAATCCGGCGCTCACCTATCTCTGCGATCCGGTGATGGGCGACACCGGGCCCGGCCTCTATGTGCCCGAGGCGATCGCGGACGTGATGCGCGACCGGCTCCTGCCGATGGCCGATCTCGCGACGCCGAACCCGTTCGAGCTGGCCTGGCTCACCGGGCAGGAGATCGCCACCCTTGCCGATCTCGAGGCGGCGAAGGCGCTTCTGCACATCGCGCCGGGCTCCCGGCTGATCGCCACCGGCTGTGCGCTCGCCGACACGCCGCCCGGCCATATCGAAAGCGTCCTCCTCGGCCCCGAAGGCATAACCCGCCACCCAACGGAGCACCTTCCCATCGCCCTGCCCGGCACGGGCGATCTCTTTGCCGGGCTGATCGTGGCGGGGCTGGGGCGCGGGCTGTCGCTGCCCCGTGCGGTGGAGACGGCCCAGACCCTCACCTCCCACGCGCTCCGCCATGCTCGCGCGCTCGGCGCCGGCGAGGTGGTGCTGAGCGCGCCGGAATTCCGCCGTGCGCTGCTGACGCTCGACCGCTGCTGA
- a CDS encoding isochorismatase family protein: MNDAEFFAQRGFGLRMGFGRRAALVVIDLIRGFTDPDRPLGAELAPQIEATNRLIGDVARRGEPVFFTTVRYDAPDLSDAGIWPLKQSGLVTLAGDTDGAELDPRLVRVPGDQLIVKKYASSFFGTDLSSRLVAAQVDTLIITGCTTSGCVRATAVDALQNGFRPIVVREAVGDRSQAAHEQSLFDMQAKYADVVSVEEALGRN, from the coding sequence ATGAACGACGCAGAATTTTTCGCACAACGCGGCTTTGGCCTGCGGATGGGATTTGGGCGCAGGGCGGCCCTTGTGGTGATCGACCTGATCCGGGGATTCACCGATCCGGATCGTCCCCTCGGCGCCGAGCTCGCGCCGCAGATCGAGGCGACGAACCGGCTGATCGGGGATGTCGCGCGGCGCGGGGAGCCCGTTTTCTTCACCACGGTCCGCTACGACGCCCCGGATCTTTCCGACGCGGGAATCTGGCCGCTGAAACAGTCCGGTCTCGTGACGCTGGCCGGCGACACCGACGGGGCGGAACTCGATCCGCGGCTGGTGCGCGTTCCGGGCGACCAGCTCATCGTGAAGAAATACGCCTCCTCCTTCTTCGGCACCGACCTGTCGAGCCGGCTGGTGGCCGCGCAGGTGGACACACTGATCATCACCGGCTGCACGACCTCGGGATGCGTGCGCGCCACGGCGGTGGATGCGTTGCAGAACGGCTTTCGCCCGATCGTGGTCCGGGAGGCGGTCGGCGACCGGTCGCAGGCCGCGCATGAGCAGAGCCTGTTCGACATGCAGGCGAAATATGCCGATGTGGTCTCCGTCGAGGAGGCGCTCGGCCGGAACTGA